One genomic window of Mycosarcoma maydis chromosome 20, whole genome shotgun sequence includes the following:
- a CDS encoding putative chromosome segregation protein, with the protein MRIEELIIDGFKSYPVRTHVSGFDASFNAITGLNGSGKSNILDSICFVLGITNLTAVRANNLQDLIYKRGQAGITKASVTIVFDNTDRAKSPVSFENCPQITVTRQIAMGGLSKYLINGHKATQQAVQNMFQSVQLNINNPNFLIMQGKITKVLNMKPAEILSMIEEAAGTRMFEDRKDKAIKTMSKKDQKVKEITALLEEEITPKLDKLREEKRSFLEFQKASTELDRLTRLAKAFEWQQCCAKYEERKALVDEKSQDVQEREDEAKALRRQIESIEKELAQIEKKKEAEMIKGGKLQALVNKSKELQHDLVKRKTNVDLKMGSVEEERKKLQADQASLEALRQTLSEKEEQLVDLSGSFSKLKADYDGAIAEVNKQDELLQTLLTGMASSSKSKGGESSAGGYMGQIASARAEETAASTEIEQSKLRIGHLEKEVKQKEPLAKKAQKDAAGLMGELESSRAAVEQLEAHMQKLGWDDDKEKSLLQSKAEWSRRISDLLERKEALKSKLAGMDFQYSDPEPNFDRSRVKGLVASLIQLDQDKHKYSTALEICAGGRLYNVVVEDEKVGSKLLAHGQLKKRVTLIPLNKINAFVASAEKVGAAKKLAPGKVDLALSLVGYDNEVSRAMEYVFGNTLVCADAATAKRVTFDNAVRMKSVTLDGDVYDPAGTLSGGSKPNSGNVLVKMQDLIKIDKALKEARIELGKAESEIQSSKAQMVSFSKAKRDLDLKRHQVTLLESQISGSNATRIISEVEKAKTSIAELKQAIETAKQRQQDASKEAKRLEKEMEEFDKNKDSKLEQLKTEIKRKKAEVQRRSGDIKARQGEVRTLELELEQTRAEITVCERTIVEGERAIKKVEAELADMQAKLEELQADVDRVESKLIEERATLSGYEDELAALRDALKCKKQEIADGALAIKQLTHDREKLAGDVAGYEKSIQQLENQFEWIQSEQRFFGQPGTVYDFGKHNMSEVRKRCKKLEETQQGMRKKVNPKVLSMIEGVEKKESTLKTMLSTVLKDKDKIEDTITELDRYKRDALQNTWEKVNADFGSIFGELLPGNYAKLQPPENQDLTQGLEVKVRLGTVWKQSLTELSGGQRSLIALSLIMSLLQFKPAPMYILDEIDAALDLSHTQHIGQLFRNRFRGSQFIVVSLKEGLFTNANVLFRARFRDGTSLVERTVNANRTTAVGGEEEKENANPQGGARTKKGKAAGGSSVTGRMVAA; encoded by the coding sequence ATGCGTATCGAGGAACTCATCATCGACGGCTTCAAGTCGTACCCCGTGCGTACGCACGTTTCTGGTTTCGATGCGTCCTTCAACGCAATCACCGGTCTCAATGGATCCGGTAAATCCAACATTCTCGACTCAATCTGCTTTGTGCTCGGTATTACCAACCTCACTGCAGTACGAGCCAACAACCTCCAAGATCTCATCTACAAACGAGGTCAGGCTGGCATCACCAAGGCATCGGTCACCATCGTTTTTGACAATACAGATCGTGCCAAGTCGCCCGTCTCGTTCGAAAATTGCCCCCAGATCACCGTGACTCGCCAAATTGCCATGGGTGGCCTCAGCAAATACCTCATTAACGGTCACAAAGCCACACAACAAGCGGTGCAGAACATGTTTCAGAGCGTACAGCTCAACATTAACAATCCCAACTTCCTCATCATGCAGGGCAAGATCACAAAGGTGCTCAACATGAAACCAGCAGAGATCCTCTCCATGATCGAAGAGGCCGCAGGTACGCGCATGTTCGAGGACCGCAAAGACAAGGCCATCAAGACCATGTCCAAGAAAGATCAGAAAGTCAAAGAAATCACTGCTCTCCTTGAAGAAGAAATTACacccaagctcgacaagctcagaGAGGAGAAGCGCTCTTTCCTCGAATTTCAAAAGGCCAGCACAGAGCTCGACCGCCTCACGCGACTCGCCAAGGCGTTCGAGTGGCAGCAGTGCTGCGCCAAGTACGAGGAGAGAAAggcgctcgtcgatgaaAAATCACAAGATGTGCAAGAGCGCGAAgacgaggccaaggcgctcaGGCGACAGATCGAGAGCATCGAAAAGGAGCTCGCACAGAtcgaaaagaaaaaggagGCAGAGATGATCAAGGGCGGCAAACTCCAGGCGCTCGTCAACAAGAGCAAGGAGCTTCAGCATGACCTCGTCAAGCGCAAGACCAATGTCGATCTCAAGATGGGCTCagtcgaagaggagcgcaagaagcTACAGGCAGACCAAGCTTCGCTCGAAGCACTACGTCAGACGCTCAGTGAGAAAGAGGAACAGCTTGTCGACCTCTCTGGCTCCTTttccaagctcaaggccGATTACGATGGCGCTATCGCTGAGGTCaacaagcaagacgagTTGCTGCAAACCCTTCTTACCGGTATGGCTTCGTCCTCCAAATCCAAAGGAGGTGAAAGCTCGGCTGGTGGCTACATGGGCCAGATCGCTTCGGCACGTGCCGAGGAGACAGCCGCCAGCACAGAGATCGAGCAGTCCAAGCTACGCATTGGACATCTCGAGAAGGAAGTCAAGCAGAAGGAGCCGCTCGCCAAAAAGGCGCAGAAGGACGCTGCAGGCCTTATGGgagagctcgagtcgtcaCGCGCTGCTGtagagcagctcgaagcgcacaTGCAGAAGCTCGGCTGGGATGACGACAAGGAAAAGTCCTTGCTGCAATCCAAGGCCGAGTGGAGCCGTCGTATTTCGGACCTTCTTGAGCGCAAAGAGGCGCTCAAGTCCAAGCTGGCGGGCATGGACTTCCAATACTCGGATCCCGAGCCCAACTTTGACCGATCGCGTGTCAAGGGTCTGGTAGCGTCGCTGATCCAGCTTGACCAGGACAAGCACAAATACTCGACGGCGCTCGAGATTTGCGCCGGCGGCCGACTCTACAATGTCGTTGTCGAGGATGAAAAGGTGGGCTCGAAACTCTTGGCCCATGGCcagctcaagaagcgtgTCACCTTGATTCCGCTCAACAAGATCAATGCCTTTGTCGCTAGTGCCGAAAAGGTGGGGGCCGCAAAGAAGCTTGCACCCGGCAAAGTCGACCTTGCATTGTCTCTCGTAGGATACGACAACGAGGTGAGCCGTGCCATGGAGTATGTGTTCGGCAACACGCTCGTGTGCGCCGATGCAGCTACCGCCAAACGTGTCACGTTCGACAACGCGGTGCGCATGAAGTCGGTGACGCTCGACGGCGATGTGTACGACCCCGCGGGTACACTCTCAGGTGGATCCAAGCCCAACTCGGGCAATGTTTTGGTCAAGATGCAAGACCTCATCAAGATTGACAAAGCGCTCAAAGAAGCCAGGATCGAGCTCGGTAAAGCCGAGTCGGAGATCCAGTCTTCAAAGGCGCAAATGGTCTCGTTCTCCAAGGCGAAACGTGATCTTGATCTGAAGCGGCATCAGgtgacgctgctcgagtcgcaGATCAGCGGCTCCAACGCGACGCGCATCATTAGCGAGGTCGAAAAGGCCAAAACATCCATCGCTGAACTCAAACAAGCCATCGAAacagccaagcagcgccagcaagaCGCGAGCAAGGAAGCCAAGCGCCTCGAAAAGGAGATGGAGGAGTtcgacaagaacaaggactcgaagctcgaacagctcaaGACCGAGatcaagcgcaagaaggCCGAGGTGCAGAGGCGAAGTGGCGACATCAAGGCTCGTCAGGGAGAAGTGCGTacgcttgagctcgagctcgaacagACGCGTGCCGAGATTACGGTATGCGAAAGGACGATTGTAGAAGGCGAGCGTGCCATCAAGAAGGTcgaagctgagcttgcagatatgcaggccaagctcgaggagcTGCAAGCGGATGTGGACAGGGTCGAGTCAAAGTTGATCGAAGAGCGTGCTACGCTGTCGGGCTACGAGGATGAGCTAGCTGCACTGCGAGATGCGCTTAAGTGCAAGAAGCAAGAGATCGCCGATGGCGCACTGGcgatcaagcagctcacACACGATCGAGAGAAGCTCGCGGGCGACGTTGCCGGCTACGAAAAGTCGATCCAGCAGCTGGAGAATCAATTTGAATGGATCCAGTCGGagcagcgcttcttcgGTCAACCAGGCACCGTCTATGACTTTGGCAAGCACAACATGAGCGAGGTACGCAAGCGAtgcaagaagctcgaagagaCGCAGCAAGGGATGCGCAAGAAGGTGAATCCCAAGGTGCTCTCAATGATCGAAGGTgtcgagaagaaggaaTCAACGCTTAAGACAATGTTGTCTACCGTTCTCAAGGACAAAGACAAGATTGAAGACACCATCACCGAACTCGACCGATACAAACGCGATGCACTCCAAAACACGTGGGAGAAAGTCAATGCCGATTTCGGCTccatctttggcgagcttctACCAGGCAACTACGCGAAGCTTCAACCACCCGAGAACCAAGACTTGACGCAAGGTCTGGAAGTCAAGGTTCGTCTGGGCACCGTGTGGAAGCAGAGTCTTACGGAGCTTTCGGGCGGACAGAGGAGCTTGATCGCGCTCAGCTTGATCATGAGTCTGCTGCAGTTCAAGCCTGCGCCCATGTACATTttggacgagatcgatgcAGCTTTGGATCTGAGTCACACGCAACACATTGGACAGCTGTTTAGGAACAGGTTTAGGGGAAGCCAATTTATTGTGGTTTCGTTGAAGGAGGGGCTGTTCACGAATGCAAATGTGCTGTTCCGCGCGAGATTCAGGGATGGCACAAGTTTGGTGGAGCGCACGGTGAACGCGAATCGGACGACGGCGGTGGGTGGTGAAGAGGAAAAGGAGAATGCGAACCCGCAAGGTGGAGCGAGGACCAAGAAGGGTAaggctgctggtggatcGTCGGTGACTGGCCGGATGGTTGCGGCCTAG